Proteins found in one Litorihabitans aurantiacus genomic segment:
- the rpsM gene encoding 30S ribosomal protein S13 has product MARLVGVDLPRDKRLEVALTYIFGIGRTRADETLAATGISPDLRVRELGDAELVALRDHIEANYKTEGDLRREVAADIRRKVEIGSYEGLRHRRGLPVRGQRTKTNARTRKGPKRTVAGKKKAGRK; this is encoded by the coding sequence ATGGCACGTCTTGTCGGCGTCGACCTCCCCCGCGACAAGCGGCTCGAGGTGGCGCTCACCTACATCTTCGGAATCGGCCGCACCCGTGCGGACGAGACCCTCGCCGCGACGGGCATCAGCCCCGACCTGCGGGTGCGCGAGCTCGGCGACGCCGAGCTCGTCGCGCTGCGCGACCACATCGAGGCGAACTACAAGACCGAGGGCGACCTTCGCCGCGAGGTCGCAGCCGACATCCGCCGCAAGGTCGAGATCGGTTCGTACGAGGGCCTCCGGCACCGCCGCGGCCTTCCGGTGCGCGGTCAGCGCACGAAGACCAACGCGCGTACCCGCAAGGGTCCGAAGCGGACCGTGGCCGGCAAGAAGAAGGCCGGTCGCAAGTAG
- the rplO gene encoding 50S ribosomal protein L15: MAESKKSAAAKADEKEVTPASRTLRVHHLRPAPGAHTPKTRVGRGEGSKGKTAGRGTKGTKARYQVPAGFEGGQMPMHMRLPKLRGFTNPFRTEYQVVNLDRLAELFPQGGTITVDDLAAAGAVRPNRPVKVLGTGDLGGVKLDITAQRFSASARDKILAAGGSATQA; this comes from the coding sequence ATGGCAGAGTCGAAGAAGAGCGCGGCCGCGAAGGCCGACGAGAAGGAGGTGACTCCGGCGTCGCGGACGCTGCGGGTCCACCACCTGCGTCCCGCCCCCGGTGCCCACACCCCGAAGACCCGCGTGGGTCGCGGTGAGGGCTCGAAGGGTAAGACGGCCGGCCGCGGTACCAAGGGTACGAAGGCTCGCTACCAGGTGCCTGCCGGCTTCGAGGGTGGGCAGATGCCGATGCACATGCGCCTCCCGAAGCTGCGCGGGTTCACCAACCCGTTCCGCACCGAGTACCAGGTCGTGAACCTGGACCGGCTCGCGGAGCTGTTCCCCCAGGGCGGCACGATCACGGTCGACGACCTGGCCGCGGCCGGGGCGGTCCGCCCCAACCGTCCGGTCAAGGTGCTCGGCACCGGCGACCTCGGCGGTGTGAAGCTCGACATCACGGCACAGCGGTTCTCCGCCAGCGCGAGGGACAAGATCCTCGCCGCCGGCGGCAGCGCCACTCAGGCCTGA
- the rplM gene encoding 50S ribosomal protein L13: MRTFTPKPSDVDRTWYVVDATDVVLGRLASHVANLLRGKHKATYAAHVDTGDFVIVVNADKVALTGSKAEQKKAYHHSGYPGGLKATSYTELLATKPERAVEKAIAGMIPKTSLGRAQMRKLKVYRGAEHPHAAQQPQAFELTQVAQ, translated from the coding sequence GTGCGCACGTTCACCCCGAAGCCGTCCGACGTCGACCGCACCTGGTACGTCGTGGACGCGACCGATGTCGTTCTCGGCCGCCTGGCGAGCCACGTGGCGAACCTGCTGCGCGGCAAGCACAAGGCGACGTACGCGGCCCACGTCGACACCGGTGACTTCGTCATCGTCGTGAACGCCGACAAGGTCGCCCTCACCGGCAGCAAGGCGGAGCAGAAGAAGGCCTACCACCACTCGGGCTACCCGGGTGGGCTCAAGGCCACCTCCTACACCGAGCTGCTCGCCACCAAGCCCGAGCGCGCCGTCGAGAAGGCCATCGCCGGCATGATCCCCAAGACCAGCCTCGGGCGTGCGCAGATGCGCAAGCTCAAGGTGTACCGCGGCGCCGAGCACCCGCACGCCGCCCAGCAGCCCCAGGCCTTCGAGCTGACGCAGGTCGCGCAGTAA
- the truA gene encoding tRNA pseudouridine(38-40) synthase TruA: protein MPTSTPDVVRLRLDVAYDGTDFSGWAVQPGRRTVQGELTRALDTVLRTPVTLTVAGRTDAGVHARGQVVHLDVPRAAWEAVPGRSDRAPGDVLVTRVAGVAPADVVLRRAAVVPDAFDARFSALWRRYTYRIDDGAAADPLTRAWVLRHRRALDAPAMHDAVRRLLGEHDFLAYCRPREGATTIRTLQEAAVGREAGVVAITVRADAFCHSMVRSLVGALLAVGEGRREVAWPREVLDAVRRDGAVAVAPPTGLVLEEVGYPPDAELAERARTARAVRTLGG from the coding sequence ATGCCCACCTCCACCCCCGACGTGGTCCGACTGCGTCTCGACGTGGCCTACGACGGCACCGACTTCTCCGGCTGGGCCGTCCAGCCGGGCCGCCGCACGGTGCAGGGTGAGCTGACCCGGGCGCTGGACACCGTGCTGCGCACACCCGTCACGCTCACCGTCGCCGGACGCACCGACGCCGGGGTGCACGCGCGCGGTCAGGTCGTCCACCTCGACGTCCCCCGGGCGGCGTGGGAGGCGGTCCCCGGGCGCAGCGACCGCGCTCCCGGCGACGTGCTCGTGACCCGCGTCGCGGGCGTGGCGCCGGCCGACGTCGTGCTCCGGCGCGCCGCCGTCGTCCCCGACGCGTTCGACGCGCGGTTCTCGGCCCTGTGGCGCCGCTACACCTACCGGATCGACGACGGCGCCGCCGCCGACCCGCTGACCCGGGCCTGGGTGCTGCGCCACCGCCGCGCGCTCGACGCTCCGGCGATGCACGACGCCGTCCGTCGACTGCTCGGCGAGCACGACTTCCTGGCCTACTGCCGACCGCGCGAGGGTGCCACGACCATCCGGACGCTGCAGGAGGCCGCGGTGGGGCGCGAGGCGGGGGTCGTGGCGATCACGGTGCGCGCCGACGCGTTCTGCCACTCGATGGTGCGCTCGCTCGTGGGGGCGCTGCTCGCCGTCGGCGAGGGCCGGCGGGAGGTGGCGTGGCCGCGGGAGGTGCTGGACGCGGTGCGACGCGACGGCGCCGTCGCCGTCGCACCGCCGACCGGTCTGGTGCTCGAGGAGGTCGGGTACCCGCCCGACGCGGAGCTCGCCGAGCGTGCGCGCACCGCGCGGGCGGTGCGCACGCTGGGCGGCTGA
- the secY gene encoding preprotein translocase subunit SecY codes for MLGAFAQAFRTPDLRRKLLFTMGIIAIFRLGSFIPSPGVNYANVQICVGQSGDNDILGLINLFSGGALLQLSVFALGIMPYITASIIVQLLRVVIPRFEALHKEGQSGTAKLTQYTRYLTIFLAILQATTIVTTARTGVLFQGCGASGDATPVIADDSIITILLVILTMTAGTGLVMWLAELVTERGVGNGMSLLIFISIAASFPTALWSVTQTPGGATTFAIVMAMALVLIVAVVFVEQSQRRIPVQYAKRMVGRRTYGGTSTYIPIKINMSGVIPVIFASSILALPTLAAQFGDQSEGWVQWILVNVADPGAPLHLAIFAVMILFFAFFYTSITFNPDETADNMKRYGGFVPGYRAGRPTAEYLRYVVTRITSAGSIYLLIVALIPTIAFVALGISASVPFGGTSLLIIVGVGLETVKQIDSQLQQRHYEGILK; via the coding sequence GTGCTAGGCGCATTCGCTCAAGCGTTTCGGACCCCCGACCTGAGGCGCAAGCTGCTGTTCACGATGGGGATCATCGCGATCTTCCGCCTGGGGTCGTTCATCCCCAGCCCCGGGGTGAACTACGCCAACGTCCAGATCTGCGTCGGCCAGTCCGGCGACAACGACATCCTGGGCCTGATCAACCTGTTCTCCGGCGGTGCACTGCTGCAGCTGTCGGTGTTCGCGCTCGGGATCATGCCGTACATCACGGCCAGCATCATCGTGCAGCTGCTCCGTGTGGTCATCCCGCGGTTCGAGGCGCTGCACAAGGAGGGCCAGTCGGGTACCGCGAAGCTCACGCAGTACACCCGCTACCTCACGATCTTCCTGGCGATCCTCCAGGCCACCACCATCGTCACCACCGCGCGCACCGGTGTGCTGTTCCAGGGCTGTGGTGCCTCGGGCGACGCCACACCCGTCATCGCCGACGACAGCATCATCACCATCCTGCTGGTCATCCTGACGATGACCGCCGGCACCGGCCTCGTCATGTGGCTCGCCGAGCTGGTGACCGAGCGCGGCGTCGGCAACGGCATGTCGCTGCTGATCTTCATCTCGATCGCCGCCAGCTTCCCGACCGCGCTCTGGTCCGTGACGCAGACGCCCGGTGGCGCGACGACGTTCGCGATCGTGATGGCGATGGCGCTGGTGCTCATCGTCGCCGTCGTCTTCGTCGAGCAGTCGCAGCGCCGCATCCCGGTGCAGTACGCCAAGCGCATGGTCGGTCGCCGCACCTACGGCGGGACCAGCACCTACATCCCGATCAAGATCAACATGTCCGGCGTCATCCCGGTGATCTTCGCGTCCTCGATCCTGGCGCTGCCGACGCTCGCGGCCCAGTTCGGGGACCAGAGCGAGGGCTGGGTCCAGTGGATCCTCGTCAACGTCGCCGACCCGGGTGCGCCGCTGCACCTGGCGATCTTCGCCGTGATGATCCTGTTCTTCGCCTTCTTCTACACCTCGATCACGTTCAACCCGGACGAGACCGCGGACAACATGAAGCGCTACGGCGGGTTCGTGCCGGGCTACCGTGCCGGCCGCCCGACGGCGGAGTACCTGCGCTACGTGGTCACCCGCATCACGTCGGCCGGGTCGATCTACCTGCTGATCGTGGCGCTGATCCCGACGATCGCGTTCGTGGCCCTCGGCATCAGTGCGAGCGTGCCGTTCGGTGGCACGTCGCTGCTGATCATCGTGGGCGTCGGCCTCGAGACGGTGAAGCAGATCGACAGCCAGCTGCAGCAGCGGCACTACGAGGGGATCCTGAAGTGA
- the rplF gene encoding 50S ribosomal protein L6 — protein MSRIGKIPVVVPAAVDVSLAERVVTVKGPKGTLTHTVPNPIEVSHTDGTLVVTRPNDERLSRSLHGLTRTLLANLITGVTDGYEKKLEIVGTGYRVVAKGSDLEFALGFSHPVTVKAPAGITFAVESPTKFSVAGIDKQQVGEVAANIRKIRKPEPYKGKGVRYAGEQVRRKVGKAGK, from the coding sequence ATGTCCCGCATTGGGAAGATCCCGGTCGTGGTCCCCGCAGCCGTCGACGTCTCGCTCGCCGAGCGCGTCGTGACGGTCAAGGGCCCGAAGGGCACGCTGACGCACACGGTCCCGAACCCGATCGAGGTGTCGCACACCGACGGCACGCTCGTGGTGACGCGTCCGAACGACGAGCGCCTCTCGCGCTCGCTGCACGGCCTCACGCGCACGCTGCTGGCGAACCTCATCACCGGCGTGACCGACGGCTACGAGAAGAAGCTCGAGATCGTCGGCACCGGTTACCGCGTGGTGGCCAAGGGCAGCGACCTCGAGTTCGCGCTCGGTTTCAGCCACCCCGTCACGGTGAAGGCGCCCGCGGGCATCACCTTCGCCGTCGAGTCGCCCACGAAGTTCTCGGTGGCCGGCATCGACAAGCAGCAGGTCGGCGAGGTCGCCGCCAACATCAGGAAGATCCGCAAGCCGGAGCCCTACAAGGGCAAGGGCGTGCGGTACGCGGGCGAGCAGGTCCGCCGCAAGGTCGGAAAGGCTGGTAAGTAG
- the rpsH gene encoding 30S ribosomal protein S8 has protein sequence MTMTDPIADMLTRLRNANSAYHETVKMPYSKLKSHIAEILQAEGYIAGWSEEEAEVGKTLVLNLKFGPQRERSLAGVRRVSKPGLRVYAKSTNLPQVLGGLGVAILSTSSGLLTDRQAAKKGVGGEVLAYVW, from the coding sequence ATGACGATGACAGACCCCATCGCAGACATGCTCACGCGTCTGCGCAACGCGAACTCCGCGTACCACGAGACGGTCAAGATGCCGTACTCGAAGCTCAAGTCGCACATCGCCGAGATCCTCCAGGCGGAGGGTTACATCGCGGGATGGAGCGAGGAGGAGGCCGAGGTCGGCAAGACCCTCGTGCTGAACCTCAAGTTCGGCCCCCAGCGCGAGCGCTCGCTCGCCGGTGTGCGCCGCGTGTCGAAGCCCGGCCTGCGCGTGTACGCCAAGTCCACCAACCTGCCCCAGGTGCTCGGCGGCCTGGGCGTGGCGATCCTGTCCACGTCCTCCGGTCTGCTCACCGACCGTCAGGCTGCGAAGAAGGGCGTGGGTGGGGAAGTCCTCGCCTACGTCTGGTAA
- the rpmJ gene encoding 50S ribosomal protein L36, producing MKVKPSVKPICDKCKVIRRHGRVMVICENLRHKQRQG from the coding sequence ATGAAGGTCAAGCCCAGCGTCAAGCCGATCTGCGACAAGTGCAAGGTGATCCGCCGGCACGGTCGCGTCATGGTGATCTGCGAGAACCTGCGCCACAAGCAGCGCCAGGGCTGA
- a CDS encoding alpha/beta fold hydrolase produces MTGAAAPTRVVLVHGVRTSATMWRAQVATLATHGYEAVAVDLPGHGTRRDEPFTLARACAVLDEAVAGAAGRVVVVGLSLGGYVTLHWAARGGRCDGVVVSSCTALPGTPVHRAFIAISRVIGASGGGADRLSGIAARLAVGASGAVDVGAGGLASAGQAATLTAVLAANPLADLAALEDRGLPLRFVIGEWDHFRLDERAFRAAAPSASWVLVRRANHLVSLHRPRAYGRALLDALEAVSG; encoded by the coding sequence ATGACCGGTGCCGCAGCCCCCACCCGCGTCGTGCTCGTGCACGGCGTGCGCACCTCGGCGACGATGTGGCGCGCGCAGGTCGCGACGCTGGCCACGCACGGGTACGAGGCTGTCGCCGTCGACCTGCCGGGGCACGGGACACGGCGCGACGAACCGTTCACCCTGGCCCGTGCGTGCGCGGTCCTGGACGAGGCGGTGGCGGGAGCGGCGGGGCGCGTGGTCGTCGTCGGGCTCTCGCTCGGTGGCTACGTGACGCTGCACTGGGCGGCGCGCGGCGGTCGCTGCGACGGCGTCGTCGTCTCCTCGTGCACGGCGCTGCCCGGCACCCCGGTGCACCGGGCCTTCATCGCGATCTCACGGGTGATCGGCGCGAGCGGTGGCGGCGCGGACCGCCTGAGCGGGATCGCCGCCCGGCTGGCCGTCGGGGCGAGCGGCGCGGTCGACGTCGGGGCGGGCGGTCTCGCGAGCGCGGGCCAGGCGGCGACGCTGACCGCGGTGCTCGCCGCGAACCCGCTCGCGGATCTCGCCGCGCTCGAGGACCGGGGCCTCCCGCTGCGCTTCGTCATCGGGGAGTGGGACCACTTCCGCCTCGACGAGCGAGCGTTCCGCGCGGCCGCGCCGTCGGCGTCCTGGGTCCTCGTGCGCCGGGCGAACCACCTCGTGAGCCTCCACCGGCCGCGCGCCTACGGCCGGGCCCTGCTGGACGCGCTCGAGGCCGTCAGCGGCTGA
- the infA gene encoding translation initiation factor IF-1: MGKKDNVIEIEGVVVEALPNAMFRVELSNGHKVLAMISGKMRQNYIRILPEDRVVVELTPYDLSRGRIVYRYK; the protein is encoded by the coding sequence ATGGGGAAGAAGGACAACGTCATCGAGATCGAGGGTGTCGTGGTCGAGGCGCTGCCGAACGCGATGTTCCGCGTGGAGCTGAGCAACGGTCACAAGGTGCTCGCCATGATCTCCGGGAAGATGCGGCAGAACTACATCCGGATCCTCCCCGAGGACCGGGTCGTCGTCGAGCTCACGCCCTACGACCTGTCCCGCGGCCGCATCGTCTACCGCTACAAGTAA
- the rpsI gene encoding 30S ribosomal protein S9 — protein sequence MAQPLTDELDENAPSSYTTETAATVADRGQSITAPGAAVGRRKEAVARVRLVPGTGEWTINGRTLEDYFPNKLHQQLVSSPFTLLELEGRFDVIARIDGGGISGQAGALRLGISRALNGIDVEANRATLKKAGFLTRDARVTERKKAGLKKARKAPQYSKR from the coding sequence GTGGCTCAGCCGCTGACCGACGAGCTGGACGAGAACGCGCCCAGCAGCTACACCACCGAGACCGCCGCGACCGTGGCCGACCGTGGGCAGAGCATCACCGCCCCCGGCGCCGCCGTGGGTCGCCGCAAGGAGGCGGTCGCCCGCGTGCGCCTCGTCCCCGGCACCGGTGAGTGGACCATCAACGGCCGCACGCTCGAGGACTACTTCCCGAACAAGCTGCACCAGCAGCTCGTGAGCTCGCCGTTCACGCTGCTCGAGCTCGAGGGGCGTTTCGACGTCATCGCGCGCATCGACGGCGGCGGCATCTCGGGCCAGGCCGGCGCGCTGCGTCTCGGCATCTCCCGGGCGCTCAACGGCATCGACGTCGAGGCCAACCGCGCCACGCTCAAGAAGGCCGGCTTCCTCACGCGCGACGCCCGCGTCACCGAGCGCAAGAAGGCGGGTCTCAAGAAGGCCCGCAAGGCGCCTCAGTACTCCAAGCGCTGA
- the rpsK gene encoding 30S ribosomal protein S11: protein MPPKTRAASGARKTRRKEKKNVSHGHAYIKSTFNNTIVSITDPSGAVIAWASSGQVGFKGSRKSTPFAAQLAAEAAARRAQEHGMKKVDVFVKGPGSGRETAIRSLQATGLEVGSISDVTPQAHNGVRPPKRRRV, encoded by the coding sequence ATGCCTCCCAAGACCCGCGCCGCCTCCGGCGCCCGCAAGACGCGCCGCAAGGAGAAGAAGAATGTCTCCCACGGTCACGCGTACATCAAGTCGACGTTCAACAACACGATCGTCTCCATCACGGACCCCTCGGGTGCCGTGATCGCCTGGGCCTCCTCCGGCCAGGTCGGCTTCAAGGGTTCGCGCAAGTCGACCCCGTTCGCGGCGCAGCTCGCCGCCGAGGCCGCCGCCCGCCGCGCCCAGGAGCACGGCATGAAGAAGGTCGACGTCTTCGTGAAGGGCCCGGGTTCGGGCCGCGAGACCGCGATCCGCTCGCTCCAGGCCACCGGCCTGGAGGTCGGCTCGATCTCCGACGTGACGCCCCAGGCGCACAACGGCGTTCGTCCGCCCAAGCGCCGTCGCGTCTGA
- a CDS encoding adenylate kinase, protein MGPQGSGKGTQAVRVAEALGIPAISTGDIFRANIKGDTELGRLARSYTDRGELVPDEVTNSMVRDRLAQEDATGGFLLDGYPRNAAQVAELDAILEGSGTALDGVVELDVAEDELLERLSRRAELEGRADDTPDAIRRRLAVYHEQTAPLADAYAARGIHARVAGAGEVEAITAAVLHAVRQLTD, encoded by the coding sequence ATGGGCCCGCAGGGCTCGGGCAAGGGCACCCAGGCGGTCCGCGTCGCCGAGGCGCTGGGGATCCCGGCGATCTCGACCGGGGACATCTTCCGGGCGAACATCAAGGGTGACACCGAGCTGGGGCGTCTCGCGCGGTCCTACACGGACCGGGGCGAGCTCGTCCCGGACGAGGTGACCAACAGCATGGTGCGCGACCGCCTCGCGCAGGAGGACGCCACGGGCGGGTTCCTGCTCGACGGCTACCCCCGCAACGCCGCCCAGGTGGCCGAGCTCGACGCGATCCTCGAGGGCAGCGGCACCGCGCTCGACGGCGTCGTCGAGCTCGACGTCGCCGAGGACGAGCTGCTCGAGCGGCTCTCCCGGCGCGCCGAGCTCGAGGGTCGGGCCGACGACACCCCTGACGCCATCCGCCGCAGGCTCGCGGTCTACCACGAGCAGACGGCGCCGCTGGCGGACGCGTACGCCGCGCGCGGGATCCACGCCCGTGTGGCCGGTGCCGGTGAGGTCGAGGCGATCACCGCCGCCGTCCTCCACGCGGTCCGGCAGCTGACCGACTGA
- the rplQ gene encoding 50S ribosomal protein L17, which produces MPTPTKGPRLGGGPAHERLMLGNLATSLFEHRRITTTEAKAKRLRPLAERMVTFAKRGDLAARRRVMTVVKDKGVVHALFTEIAPLVADRPGGYTRITKVGPRKGDNAPMAVIELVLEPLSAKQATVAEATAATRRASKKGDAPVQDAPVEDAPVDETAEAPAEKADEADAK; this is translated from the coding sequence ATGCCCACGCCCACCAAGGGCCCCCGCCTCGGAGGCGGACCGGCACACGAGCGACTCATGCTGGGGAACCTGGCCACGTCGCTGTTCGAGCACCGTCGCATCACGACGACGGAGGCGAAGGCCAAGCGCCTGCGCCCGCTCGCCGAGCGGATGGTCACGTTCGCGAAGCGCGGCGACCTCGCCGCGCGCCGTCGCGTCATGACGGTCGTCAAGGACAAGGGCGTCGTGCACGCCCTGTTCACGGAGATCGCCCCGCTCGTCGCGGATCGTCCCGGCGGCTACACCCGCATCACCAAGGTCGGCCCGCGCAAGGGCGACAACGCCCCCATGGCGGTCATCGAGCTGGTGCTCGAGCCGCTCAGCGCCAAGCAGGCCACGGTCGCCGAGGCGACGGCCGCGACGCGCCGAGCCTCGAAGAAGGGCGACGCCCCGGTGCAGGACGCGCCGGTCGAGGACGCGCCCGTCGACGAGACGGCCGAAGCTCCCGCGGAGAAGGCCGACGAGGCCGACGCCAAGTGA
- a CDS encoding DUF5709 domain-containing protein, with amino-acid sequence MTEHLDPEQVAEPDGDQLSAGDTLDDAPVADPLDESYSPPDRDSRSHWGETALEEQTAQPLADRLAQEEPDLWDAPEAGRESDRAGRLEESGDAGRAQDAWARDAGVAGGAAGAEEAAVHTTSLEELQAVEDRESRGLEPEYD; translated from the coding sequence ATGACGGAACACCTCGACCCCGAACAGGTCGCCGAGCCCGACGGCGACCAGCTGTCCGCCGGCGACACGCTCGACGACGCCCCGGTCGCGGACCCGCTCGACGAGAGCTACTCGCCGCCGGACCGCGACAGCCGCAGCCACTGGGGCGAGACCGCCCTCGAGGAGCAGACCGCCCAGCCGCTCGCGGACCGCCTCGCCCAGGAGGAGCCCGACCTGTGGGACGCCCCGGAGGCCGGTCGCGAGTCCGACCGTGCCGGTCGCCTGGAGGAGTCCGGGGACGCGGGCCGCGCGCAGGACGCCTGGGCGCGCGACGCGGGTGTCGCCGGTGGGGCGGCCGGGGCCGAGGAGGCAGCGGTGCACACCACGTCGCTCGAGGAGCTGCAGGCCGTCGAGGACCGTGAGTCCCGAGGCCTCGAGCCCGAGTACGACTGA
- a CDS encoding type Z 30S ribosomal protein S14, with protein MAKTALVRKAAGKQKFAVRGYTRCNRCGRPRSVYRKFGLCRICLREMALAGQLPGITKSSW; from the coding sequence ATGGCGAAGACCGCCCTGGTGCGCAAGGCCGCCGGCAAGCAGAAGTTCGCCGTGCGGGGCTACACGCGCTGCAACCGCTGCGGGCGTCCCCGCTCGGTGTACCGCAAGTTCGGCCTGTGCCGCATCTGCCTGCGGGAGATGGCCCTCGCGGGTCAGCTCCCCGGCATCACCAAGAGCAGCTGGTAA
- the rpmD gene encoding 50S ribosomal protein L30 — MAQLQVTQTKSAIGGKQNQRNTLRTLGLGKIGRVTVREDNAQVRGMIQVVNHLVKVEEVD, encoded by the coding sequence ATGGCACAGCTCCAGGTCACGCAGACCAAGTCCGCCATCGGCGGGAAGCAGAACCAGCGCAACACGCTGCGCACGCTCGGCCTCGGCAAGATCGGCCGCGTGACGGTCCGTGAGGACAACGCCCAGGTGCGCGGCATGATCCAGGTGGTCAACCACCTGGTGAAGGTCGAGGAGGTCGACTGA
- the rpsE gene encoding 30S ribosomal protein S5 has protein sequence MAAPQRTRTAGAPTTGTGGNENDRAGGRGERRGGGDRRGDRGGRDAERSQFVERVVTINRVAKVVKGGRRFSFTALVVVGDGDGTVGVGYGKAKEVPSAIAKGVEEAKKNFFRVPRIGSTIPHVVQGEAAAGVVFLRPASPGTGVIAGGPVRAVLDCAGIHDVLSKSLGSSNAINIVHATVEALRSLEQPEAVAARRGLPLEHVVPAPLLRAQAAGRAEAAAKISAGVS, from the coding sequence ATGGCTGCACCGCAGCGCACCAGGACCGCCGGGGCACCGACCACCGGGACCGGCGGCAACGAGAACGACCGCGCCGGCGGCCGCGGCGAGCGTCGCGGTGGCGGCGACCGTCGTGGTGACCGCGGCGGTCGCGACGCCGAGCGCAGCCAGTTCGTCGAGCGCGTCGTCACGATCAACCGCGTCGCCAAGGTCGTCAAGGGCGGTCGTCGCTTCAGCTTCACGGCCCTCGTGGTCGTGGGCGACGGCGACGGAACGGTCGGCGTCGGCTACGGCAAGGCCAAGGAGGTCCCCTCCGCGATCGCCAAGGGTGTCGAGGAGGCGAAGAAGAACTTCTTCCGCGTCCCGCGCATCGGCAGCACCATCCCGCACGTCGTGCAGGGTGAGGCCGCCGCGGGCGTCGTCTTCCTCCGTCCCGCCTCGCCGGGTACCGGGGTCATCGCGGGCGGTCCCGTCCGCGCGGTCCTCGACTGCGCCGGCATCCACGACGTGCTGAGCAAGTCGCTCGGTTCGTCGAACGCGATCAACATCGTCCACGCGACGGTGGAGGCCCTGCGCTCGCTCGAGCAGCCCGAGGCCGTGGCGGCTCGCCGCGGTCTCCCGCTCGAGCACGTCGTGCCCGCCCCGCTCCTGCGCGCCCAGGCCGCCGGTCGGGCCGAGGCCGCCGCGAAGATCTCGGCGGGGGTGTCCTGA
- a CDS encoding DNA-directed RNA polymerase subunit alpha: protein MLIAQRPTLTEEVVADNRSRFVIEPLEPGFGYTLGNSMRRTLLSSIPGAAVTSIRIDGVLHEFTTVDGVKEDVTEIILNIKNVVVSSENDEPVVMYLRKQGPGVVTAADITPPAGVEIHNPDLHIATVNGKGKLEVELTVERGRGYVSAQQNKAYDSEIGRIPVDSIYSPVLKVTYKVEATRVEQRTDFDRLVVDVETKRAISPRDAVASAGKTLVELFGLARELNTAAEGIEIGPSPTDVELAQDLALPIEDLDLTIRSYNCLKREGIHSVGELVARSEADLLDIRNFGAKSIVEVKEKLAGLGLSLKDSPADFDPSLVADAYDGDDADFDQNFS, encoded by the coding sequence GTGCTCATCGCACAGCGCCCCACCCTGACCGAAGAGGTCGTCGCCGACAACCGTTCGCGGTTCGTCATCGAGCCCCTCGAGCCCGGCTTCGGCTACACGCTCGGCAACTCGATGCGTCGCACCCTCCTGTCCTCCATCCCCGGTGCCGCCGTCACCAGCATCCGCATCGACGGCGTGCTGCACGAGTTCACCACCGTGGACGGGGTGAAGGAGGACGTCACCGAGATCATCCTCAACATCAAGAACGTCGTCGTCTCCTCGGAGAACGACGAGCCGGTCGTGATGTACCTGCGCAAGCAGGGTCCCGGTGTCGTGACCGCCGCCGACATCACCCCGCCGGCCGGCGTGGAGATCCACAACCCGGACCTCCACATCGCCACGGTCAACGGCAAGGGCAAGCTCGAGGTCGAGCTGACGGTGGAGCGCGGCCGCGGCTACGTCTCGGCCCAGCAGAACAAGGCCTACGACAGCGAGATCGGCCGCATCCCGGTCGACTCGATCTACTCCCCGGTCCTGAAGGTCACGTACAAGGTCGAGGCCACGCGTGTCGAGCAGCGCACCGACTTCGACCGTCTCGTGGTCGACGTCGAGACGAAGCGTGCGATCTCGCCGCGCGACGCCGTCGCGTCCGCCGGCAAGACGCTCGTGGAGCTGTTCGGTCTCGCCCGCGAGCTGAACACCGCGGCCGAGGGCATCGAGATCGGCCCCTCGCCGACCGACGTCGAGCTCGCGCAGGACCTGGCCCTCCCGATCGAGGACCTGGACCTGACGATCCGCTCGTACAACTGCCTCAAGCGCGAGGGCATCCACTCCGTGGGTGAGCTCGTGGCCCGCAGCGAGGCCGACCTCCTGGACATCCGCAACTTCGGCGCCAAGTCGATCGTGGAGGTCAAGGAGAAGCTGGCCGGCCTGGGGCTCTCGCTCAAGGACAGCCCGGCCGACTTCGACCCGTCGCTCGTGGCCGACGCCTACGACGGCGACGACGCGGACTTCGACCAGAACTTCAGCTGA